In Cyprinus carpio isolate SPL01 chromosome A5, ASM1834038v1, whole genome shotgun sequence, the sequence TGCCGAGGAAAACCTGGAAGACGTCATGGAGGTAAGACATCATCGATACTTTGATCAAAGTCCATGCATTATCTTATCAAAAAAACAAGTGCATACTTAAGTGTCCACACTTTTACAGGATGTCAAAACAGTCAGTGAGACGATCAAATACAATCATCCTCTACGCAAATGCATTGACACTATTCTGAAAAAGGTAAGTTTAACGGAATCTACATCCTACTGACTGTGCATGTGTAAATATGGCGCATTAACACCCCCACGTCTTTGTCAGTGTCCTGTAGAATACCAAGAAAAGCTGGGCAGGAACATGGACGATTATGAGGACTTCGATGACAAAGGAAACCCTTATCCTAGTAAAAAGAGTTTAGTCAAATTACATAAACAGGTAATAAAATCACTGCAgctatataaaatgataatataaagcATATTCACTGACTAAtgcatgtataataaatattatttaaattttataaatttaatttaaatgtatcatttgaaaatttaaatttattcataaaatacagtaaaatacaattttatatattgtaattataatatatcgttattatattaatattaattgatttgtactaaacatatactttttaaaaataaacaattatttgtattaaaatatatatcatgatTGACTTGTATTGTAATTGCATAGTAATAATATCCTCTTTTCAGGTGATCTATGCTGTGCAGAGGCATAACCGTACGCAGGTTCAGTGGCAGATTCTATTGGACGAGGCTTTTCACTTAGAGGACGTGGCCAAAAATGAGACAAGCTCCACCCACAAGTTCGTTCACAGCTTCCCTTCTGTCGAACCGCCCGGCTGGATCAGCAAGTACCTGTACACGCCCACTGTGGGTGAGAAAACCTGTGAATGCATTCACACTCCTTCTGTAGAGGAAAATACATTTCTTTGCTTAGTACAATAACACCTTTATAGCACGAGGGCCTGTTAACAATGAGCGCGCATACAAAGAAGACTTTATAACAATGCATTCCTGTTGACCCATTCAcacccatttttgttttttttaatgcctaGAAAAAGTGCTTTAGTGTATGAAAAGGTCTATAGGAGAGCattgtttctatttaaaatgtttttcacctTTGTTTTCAGTGTGGGTGAAAAATACACCTGTATTCCAGCAGTTAAGTGTCTTGAGTATATTAGTCATCTATATCTGTGTACAAGGGACTAACTGGAACCCATTTATaaagctcaaaaaacattttatgcaagCATGTGAATGCAAACACTTTGATTTTATATGCTGTTCTGAAATGTGTCTAAAAGTAGTTTATAATGGAAAACAAATGCACATTCTCGAGGGCTGCTATTACAAACTTTCTTCTACAGTCAGTGTTCGCTTTCAGATCAAATAATAACATGGTGAAGAAACATTTTGGCTTTTCCAGTCCTGTAAAtcacaattttatattttcaaaaatgaaaattctgtcaccgtTTATTTACcttcaaacctgtttgagttactttgttctgttgaacataaaagaagatattaaagAATATTAGTAACccaaacagttgccggtagccattgacttccatagtaagggAAAAAAGTAAGGCTTTCATCACTATTTATCTTGCTCAGTCTTTTCTTCAACCCATGTTTTATTTAGGTGGCATCATTAAACAGAGAGTTTTTATGAAACCAGACtgttgcacaaaaacacacaagtctAGTGAGATTGCAACATTTGTGGAAGGAACAGTCTTTTGCCGAATGCTGACAGAAAAACCAATAGTTTTATCATCAAATGTCAAGCCACTTTGAAAAGACTCTGGAATGGTTGCTTCATTTCAGCACACATGACTGATGTCACCTACATGTGACCTTTACAACACAAAGAAGAAGTTGGTTGTCTGGCCGAGGCCATTTTATTTaagaatggatgtcaatggagtcATGGCTTCTCTATGcaaaataaactgcttttgtgAGAAAACAGCTTATCGTTTAATGAATCAACAGCCTATATAATATGTTCAACACATTTGcaattaaacattcattttggaTTGATCTTATTTTAgagtttacactgtaaaaaaaaaagtgctgtttttttaaGACACAGTCACAGACATTTTTGCGACAGGTAGGATTCAGTTTATGGCCAACGGTATGTGACTGTTGCACAACGAATTCAATGACCCCAGGGCTGTGATGTGATTGGTCATCAGGGCCCAAGTTGGACGTTACACTTTCTTTCAATGATAGAGCTGCAGACCTTGCAGATATTTGGCATTTTGTGGTTTGtttaaatcactaacctttagtaataaatgttgtaaatgagCAGTTTGAATAGGTCGTAACCTCGTGCATCTCTCTCTGTGTCCTGTAGAGTGGTACTGGGAGTGTGTTTTGCGCCGGTGGTGTTATCGCGTGCTGGCGGTGGTTTTGTGTGCGTTCTCTGCAGCCGTGGTCTGGTCTGAATGCACCTTCTTCAGCACACAGCCCGTTCTGTCTCTCTTCGCCGTCTTCATTCAGCTCGCTGAGAGAGACTACAACTATGTTTACATAGAGGTGAGGAAACACAAGCGCAATTATACACATATATTGGAGAAGGCTGTATAACTGCATACTGCCGTTAACACGCCTAAAGGCTGAagacagggtccaaaattaacaccaaaatgaaaatttactggcTATAAAACcatattttgtattctttttttattagaagaaaaaaaactttttgaaccTATGTCTGtggtattgtttatatattttatttattattacaatatacttGCAAAGAACAGCCATCCGATGCAGTTAACAGTGTTTGTAGCCAGAGCTCATTTGCAACACTAGTCTCTAGAAAGGCTtttataaactacaaaaataaaccCCTGAAACATAAACATGAGTAATTTTAGAAATATGGAACAATTGAAACTGTAGaaaagtgctgtataaataaattaaattataggcATTCTAGATAAAATTTGGATACTAATTATCCATCAAGGTAAAAGTTTGAAGAGAAGCAGCTTTGTGATGCATCTGGTGATTTGCGCGTATTAATTTCTGTACTTAATCTCAAACTGAAACTTTGTTTGTAAAccattttacttgcataataaATCATTTGATCTAATCGCAACAATCCTTACTGTAAATGATCACTGGGGCTGgatgatatttgtgtttttccccCCAGGTTTTCAATTGAAGTTTAGTTTCAAAACTTTGatctaaaatggtttaaaaaaaaaaaaaaaaagttttacaatcaGAATATAATTGAAATTTTATGCTTCTaaaatgtacacacatatatttatatgtgtgtgtgtatatgtatgtatgtgtatgtatatatatatatatatatatatatatatatatatatatatatatatatatatatatatatatatatataaataatatatattatatataggaaaaaaatatattagatattaaatattaatattactttattacaaatagtatattttatatatatatatatatatacatacatacatatacataatatgaaaTGTTCGCAAACCATTTTACTAAGTGAATTTGAACCAGAATTCAACAGTAAAGACCAACATGATTATCTGGAAATTATGGTAAAAAATGACTTGAGGGGTTAAAAAACTGAAACCTGtgcattattattttgtctttgtcCACTAGATGGCGTGTTTTGTCACCATATTTTTCTTGTGTTACTGCGTGTACTCCACTGTGTTCCGGATCCGAGTCTTTAACTACTATTATCTGGCCCCTCACCACCAGACGGATGCCTACAGTCTGCAGTTCAGCGGCATGTACGAAACACCATATGGCTCTTACAAAAATCATCTGCGGGTTGTTTTGATTAGTTGCTGTATCAGTAATCTGCATGTTATTCTGTTCAGGTTGTTTTGTCGCTTGACCCCTCCGCTGTGTCTGAACTTTCTGGGTGTGATTCACATGGATTGCACCATCTCCCATCAGGACAGGAAGCAGACCGCGTACACTTCAGTGAGTCACACACCACGCTCACAGTAAAAATATGATCACGTATCTATAAAATAGCATTTGTAAGTAATGCACCAATAAGGATTAATTTAAGCAACGTTTAGAACTAATCAAGGATTGAAAAAGCTGTAACACAATAGTGTTATTATTTAGTTCAAGTCAGTTTAGTGTTGATTCAgatcagttcaataactgtgtaaagttcatcatctaattgtgatataaaaaagtttattcagTATATCACCCAGCCGTACTGATTCTTACGGCCACTtaatctctctctatctctttgtGTTAGATAATGGGATCCATGCAGGTCCTCTCATTCATCGCAAatggattttatatttattatcctATGCTCATCGTTTTGCTCTGCATCGCGACTTACTTCAGGTAAGATTTCACAAAGTTGGcttttatataatatagagaCTGTTGTTGGCAGGCTGTTAGCTCGTTGTTTTTCCTCTTGTTGTTCTAGTCTGGGCACACGCTGTCTGAATTTGCTGGGCTTTCAGCAGTTCGTGGGTGAGAATGATCTGACCTCTGACCTGGTGGACGAAGGACGGGAACTCATCCGGAGAGGTACTACAGACACCGGCCCTTCATTCAAACTCTCATCAGTtctaatgttaatacatttttaatcattgctAAGATCATTTTAGCAGATATACACTTAAAATTACCTTAAAtgttttgtcaaatattttatctaattgtAACATTCCTAAGAATGACTGTAAATGATTACTAGGACTGGATAATATTGCTAAATTACATATATCAGCATTTTTCAGTCTATTATTCAAAGTAtatcttttatttatcttttatatctttttttaatcagaatatcATTTAAGATTGCATTTTTTCTTTGCATTGCAtaaaattgcattgcattctCAAGAACAAAAATGGTTGTAGTATATATACCTATAGAAAgccttaaattattattttatatatatatatatatatatatatatatattacttaactgacattaatggcaaaaaaattaaTGCAGTTATATATACACCTAAACAGCTACTATTGCACACTTTCCTGTCACATATTAATATGCATGAGTTTAAGGTTTATAgttttaagctatttaaaaaacCTCTTCAGTCATACCCTACCACATTTCAATGGCAAATACAAAGGTGCTACGTCACATGTTCATCGTACAGTTGCTCTTGTTTTCAGAGAGAAGAAAACGTCAGAGAACAGAGGATGGAGAGAGCAGACGGAGAGTGAGTTTGTTTCTGGCTAAACTGCCTCAAAATTATTGTTGAGAATTATGCACTTATGTAATCACTGATGCCTGTCTGAAGCCTGTTCATCACGTCTCTGTCTGTCAGGAATGGAGGGAACGCTATAGTGAACAGAGGGAAAGATACGGCGGGAGAAACAGAAGTGTGTACTCGGAGCTGAAGGAGACGGACGGCTCTGGCACAGACACTGGCAGAGGTTAAGAGGATTCACACGGTCACAAAACACTCGTGCAAAATGCTTCGAGCAATAATTGAGCTCTTGGTCAGAAGTGATGAAGGTCATTGAGTTAAGAcaattaatattcagtatttttattgatttaactgcactgacactGATGAATGAGAGcaaaatttgaactgaattgagctgaatagtGACACTAacaacattgacactgttattataAACcgaattgaatcaacattgaactgacttgagctgaataaagGCACTAATGTCTTCCATAGAGCTACATATAGATGAACTGAAGTTGTTTCATGATTGACTTtgacagttattgaactgaactgaatcaactttAAACTAAATTGATCTGTATAATCACTATTATCTTATATAGAGTTTATATTCCTTTCATAttgaattcattttatattattaacactgttattttcctgtttattaatgtgaatctgctttgaagcaatctgtattgtataaagtgctatataaatgaatgtgacttgacttgtgtGTGTGCAGCTCAGTCCCGTAGAGATCGAAGCGACAAAGCCGAGTTACTACAGGATGTTGAACCGTTAGACTTCACTGGAGAAGAACCGCTGGAAACAGATAGCAGGAGGTCTGTATTATTGTATCTAGAAATAATTGCATTACTGTCAGTTATGGGAAGGAAACCATAGCTCGAAAATAAGGGTTTTCTCATGCTGTCACTCTGAATAGTTTATTGAAATGTCAGTacaaatttgaatataatattttaatataaagattatttaatttttattatgttatttaattcatATGACTCTTCTTACCCAAGTACAAGAGAAAGAAAGGATGGTGCCaacagttcagattttttttcttcttaaaatctGAATTAGTTTGCCCAAATAATAATCATGTGTGTGTACAAGtatgtgtgtatagatagatggatagatacacTCACTTTTAATATTTACTGCATAATTAATTAGCACaggtaaatacatttgtaatgaatTAGTTATACGTAAATACAGTAGACATTTCTTCAGACATTACTGATCTAGTGTTAATTgacaataaatattgcatttacatgtattttcttAGCAGAAGCtacctgtataaatataaatgtccaAGTGAACACAATGAGTTGTATTAGCAgaactttaaagtttaaaaaaataacttccaACCAATCTCCATtacttttcaattaattaaacaaacaaacaaaaaaacagcttaactaaaatatagaaataactttATAGTACCTTCTAATCACACCGCACAGAAGTtatgttcttcctcagtattttttttaatttttcagtgcATATgtctaaaaatactttttaaggtatttagaattaagaattaagataGATAAGccatcttgttttctgagaaatagatcaaaatgaagtgaatttatGCATGCAGAAAAATAGCTTAATTCAAAAGATAAAACAAGTTTGacatttgttcttgtttcaagcataaactcacttaattttgttcaatttctcaaaaaacaagacttcaaatcatcattttgcatctcaagtgaATGTACTGTATCTTGATTAAAAGATGTTTaggtattggaaaacaagacaaaaatactgacagATATATAAATTTTTTGCAATGAATGCAACATTTAATGACATGACTTTATAAATGTAAGACTTTCTGCTCTAATTAAAGACCCACAGAAACCTTGGAATAAAATGAAACCGTTAGGAAATTAGGCATTTTCGAGGTTTACATT encodes:
- the lmbrd2a gene encoding G-protein coupled receptor-associated protein LMBRD2a; translation: MSGVALAVEVVVVFFLALFLLHRYGDFRKQYRMVLFATLLAWFLCFLIVFIIPLDVSTTIYNQCKTDNQVHQVAIKTINHDNSSNSSVFPTQRVPKTCQKPWSYIPDGILPVFWRVVYWTSQFLTWLLIPFMQSYARSGAFSISGKIKTALIENAIYYGTYLLIFCSLLIYVAVTLKLHLTWSGLRTIGITAANTWGLFLLVLLLGYGLVEIPRSYWRASCHGQLLAKTYFKAAKLMTEKVDAEENLEDVMEDVKTVSETIKYNHPLRKCIDTILKKCPVEYQEKLGRNMDDYEDFDDKGNPYPSKKSLVKLHKQVIYAVQRHNRTQVQWQILLDEAFHLEDVAKNETSSTHKFVHSFPSVEPPGWISKYLYTPTVEWYWECVLRRWCYRVLAVVLCAFSAAVVWSECTFFSTQPVLSLFAVFIQLAERDYNYVYIEMACFVTIFFLCYCVYSTVFRIRVFNYYYLAPHHQTDAYSLQFSGMLFCRLTPPLCLNFLGVIHMDCTISHQDRKQTAYTSIMGSMQVLSFIANGFYIYYPMLIVLLCIATYFSLGTRCLNLLGFQQFVGENDLTSDLVDEGRELIRRERRKRQRTEDGESRRREWRERYSEQRERYGGRNRSVYSELKETDGSGTDTGRAQSRRDRSDKAELLQDVEPLDFTGEEPLETDSRRSAGGHYLSTSASRARIFDDV